The DNA segment CATTAAATAAATTTGATATTAAAACAGTGGCTGATCTTAATGAAAAGTTTGTCAAAACAGGAAAAAATCTTAACCTCAGCTACCGTTACGGAAATGAAATGCAGTATTATAACAAAGCACTGGAAAGCATTGAGGAGATCAGGATTAATAATCAGGAGCATATCGATAAGATCCGGTATAAAATTTTCTATGACAGTACGGTAAACAATGAATACTATAAAAAAGATCCTTTTTATCTCCTGAAATCGGAATATATTGTGATCACTACCGACATTAACGCTAAAATAAAGGTGGAACTTCCTACAATGGCTAATCTATACTGGTCTGAAGAGGAACTGAAGCACATCAGTCCGGCAGAGTTTGTACGGGCTTCCATGTCGGTCCCTTTCTTTTTTGAGCCGATGCAGAAAGCAATCAATAAAAATGATGATTCTGTAAAATATGCCTGGAAATTCTGGATGAATACTACCCCGGAAAATATTAATCCTGCCGGTGTTTTCATTGATGGCGGAAGTATTTCCAATTTCCCGATTGACCTTTTCCATTCCTCAGATATTTTTTATCCGAGAATGCCTTTATTCGGAGTACAGCTTACCAGCGATTCTGATCTTCTTTCAGAAAAAGGAAAAACGGCAGCAGAGGTACTGAAATCTCCCCTCACCTATTCCGGAAATATCATCAGCACTTTAAAAGGGTTTAATGATAAAACATTTCTTACCAAACATACGTTCTATCATCTGTTCAGCATCCAGACCGTGAACTGCGGAAGCAGCAGCTGGCTGAATTTCTTTATGAAAAAGGAGGAAAAAGAAGAGCTTTTTAACCGCGGTTTTCAGGCTGCCCTCGATTTTCTAAGCAATTTCGACTGGAACACCTACAAATGCGAACGCATGATGCTTTCCATGAAAGAAAAAAAGATTCTGAAGGAAGAGGATACAAAAACGGTGGGGTAAAATAATAGAAATAAATTGAGAAGAATTCCGTTGCTATTAGTTTGATCTAAAAGACCGCTAAAATGGAATCTCAAATAAAATAAAAATCATGAAATACATTTGTCAATGCTGTGGCGAAGAAAAGGAGGACTGGCCTGCCATAGCGTATTCAGTACCTTATCCTTATTTTAATTTATCTGATGATGAAGTAGCAAATTCAGAATTATCTGCAGATTTATGTATCATCAGATATTCCGATGAGACCTGTTATTTTATAAGAGCAGTACTTGTTCAGGAGGTAAATGAAAACTGCCAGGATCTTGAGTACGGAGTATGGGTTTCCTTAAGTGAGAAAAGCTATAATGAATATGCTGAGAATTATCATAATGAAGAATTTGAAAGCGGCTTTTTTGGCTGGCTTTCCAATAATCTGCCGGATTATTCATTTGAGGAACCCATTCCAACAGATGTTATTGTAAATAATAAAATAGGACGACCGTTTGTATACCCGCATGAAAGTCATAATCATCCTTTTGTAAATGATTTCTATCTTGGAATTTCAAAAGAAGAAGCTGAAAAGAGAATTGATTTTGTATTAAATCAGTGATAAAATTAAAGTAATTTTGTGTTCATAAAATTCCCGATAATGCTTAATAAAACAGACCTTAGAGAAAACTTATCAATTCCAGCATCAGACGATACAGGCCCAATTGAAGTATTTCAGAATCAAATCTTACGCCCTGTCCTGAAATTACAGAATGAAATTTTTCTTATGCTGTTTCAGGATTATGCGGGGTCCAAAATACCAGATTTTAATTCTTTAACAACAGATAAGAAAATAAATTTCATTGAACAGAGTCTCCGGAAGGATCACGCATTGAGAAATATTTTCATCGGAATGACCATCGGAATGTTTACTGCTGACGAGATGAAAACCTATATTCCAGACAAGAATGTTTTTAACAAAAGAATTATCACGATGCTCACCGAACGGCTGAAAAGTCAAATGAAATTGATGTAACGTCAGTTCGAGTGTTTTTCGCAGCGCAGCGGAGAAAAATGTATCGAGAACCTCGGATTGGTTCTTTAATTTCTCGATATGCTTTTTTCAAAAGCTACTCGAAACGACGTTACGCAAACATTTATTTAAACCATTAAGGTTTTATGAAGAAGTTAAATTCTCATTCCAGCCACTTCGGATTTTGCTGTAGTACTTTTTCATAAACCGGACATTCTTCCGTGTGAGAACCTTTTAAATACCCAATACTCATCAAGAATTCATTCACAATTTCACCACCTGTAAATTTGAAGGTTTTCTTGAAAAGCTTCATCCATTCCGGCAGTGTTTTCGGGTGATGATGTTCCAGCCAATTTTCAAATGAGCCAAATTCTTTTTGCAATTCGATAATGGTTTTTGCGTTTTCTATCGCGGCATTGACCTTTAATTTATTTCGGATAATTCCGGGGTCATTCAAGAGTTTTTCACGATCTTCTTCTGTATATGCCGCTACTTTTTGAATATTAAAATTATCATACGCCTTCCTGAAGCCTTCTTCTTTTTTCAGGATCGTTTCCCAGCTCAGTCCTGCCTGGTTAATTTCCATCACCAGTCTTCCGAACAATTCATTGTCATCATGAATCGGGAAACCATAATGGTTATCGTGATATTTTTTATGCAGTTCCTTCCTGCTTTCGGGCTGCATTCTGTCTATGGCTGCGCAATAACTCATTTACAAATAATTTCGTTTGGTTAAAATTCTATTTACTCTGTAAATATACAACCTGACTGTGACAGATGCGTGTCAGGAGACGTTATTTATTACTTCAAACCTTTCAACACAAATTGAAATACGCTTAAGATATATTTTTATACGCCTAACTGTTATATTTATACGCTTTAATATTATAGATATACGCATAAAATATATAGAGATGTGTTTTAGATTAATATATATACATATAAGGTATATAATTATACACATAAGACGTCAAATCATATGTCTTAAATATATAAATACCTATCCGGAACGTGAACAGAGCTATCTGCCGGAGATCTTTCGGGGTGAAATAAGCTTCAGTACTGTAAACAATGCAGAGGATCTCATTATAACCGACAATATACCGCTGCAAAACCCGGCCGGATATGAAAAAACCTCCGCGAAGGAGGTTTTTATAAGGTATATACTTAATGCATGGCTTCACTCAGATCAATCTTCTGTTTGCTTTTCCTTTCTTTAATGAAAAGAATAAACGGAATACAGATTAGGAAAATCACACCCAGATAGAGGAATACATCCATATAGGAGAGAACCGTAGCCTGTTTTGTTACTGAAAGATCAAGCATTTTGTAGGCGGCATTCATGGCGGCATCAGGCGTCATTCCTTTTGCCATGAAACTTCCTTTCAGAGCCTGGAGTCGTTGCTGAACAGCAAAATCATTTTCATCAAGATGCGAAATCAGGTTCAGTCTGTATTTTTGTCCGGCATTGGCAATGAAAGTCGTTATCGCTGCAATCCCGAATGATCCTCCGAGCTGCCTCATCATCCCGGTAAAAGCTGCTCCCTGCCCGATTTCCTGTCCTTTCAGTGTACTTAGAGAGAGCGATGTAATCGGGATAAATAATAATCCCAGACCGGCTCCTCTTACGATCAGCATCCAGAAAAAGGCGTCTTTACTGGTATCCGGTGTTAATATTTTATAGCCCCAGAAGCTGTAGATAAAAAAGATAAACAATCCTAAAGAAACCAAGATCTGCTGTTTTGCCCCTTTAGACAATAATCTTCCGATAATCGGCATCATGAAAGCGGTAGTCAATGCTGCAGGAATCATTAATGCCCCCGACTGAAGTGCTGTCCACCCCAGGATACTTTGTGTATACAGTGGAACAATAAAGGTGGAGCCATATAACCCGAATCCTAAAACAAAAGACATAATGGTTCCAATCCTCAGATT comes from the Chryseobacterium nepalense genome and includes:
- a CDS encoding patatin-like phospholipase family protein, which gives rise to MKPEILKKILEEDLLSEESKKKLAALHDRISAKEFSDLLDAGGNQYVEFVQEGGGVWGSALVGYLYGLEIFGIRFLKIAGTSAGAINTILIAACKTKEDAKSEDIKNILFNWNFADFMDGKPYVRKTIHAMLNNKNFLKINAFLAIGTLLFFGILAFVFPTDKIWQTKILFSIPMFLVIMGVLFLLKLYSDLKKRNSGLNPGNTFLTAMKDALNKFDIKTVADLNEKFVKTGKNLNLSYRYGNEMQYYNKALESIEEIRINNQEHIDKIRYKIFYDSTVNNEYYKKDPFYLLKSEYIVITTDINAKIKVELPTMANLYWSEEELKHISPAEFVRASMSVPFFFEPMQKAINKNDDSVKYAWKFWMNTTPENINPAGVFIDGGSISNFPIDLFHSSDIFYPRMPLFGVQLTSDSDLLSEKGKTAAEVLKSPLTYSGNIISTLKGFNDKTFLTKHTFYHLFSIQTVNCGSSSWLNFFMKKEEKEELFNRGFQAALDFLSNFDWNTYKCERMMLSMKEKKILKEEDTKTVG
- a CDS encoding DUF2199 domain-containing protein; translated protein: MKYICQCCGEEKEDWPAIAYSVPYPYFNLSDDEVANSELSADLCIIRYSDETCYFIRAVLVQEVNENCQDLEYGVWVSLSEKSYNEYAENYHNEEFESGFFGWLSNNLPDYSFEEPIPTDVIVNNKIGRPFVYPHESHNHPFVNDFYLGISKEEAEKRIDFVLNQ
- a CDS encoding glyoxalase; this encodes MLNKTDLRENLSIPASDDTGPIEVFQNQILRPVLKLQNEIFLMLFQDYAGSKIPDFNSLTTDKKINFIEQSLRKDHALRNIFIGMTIGMFTADEMKTYIPDKNVFNKRIITMLTERLKSQMKLM
- a CDS encoding DNA-3-methyladenine glycosylase I: MSYCAAIDRMQPESRKELHKKYHDNHYGFPIHDDNELFGRLVMEINQAGLSWETILKKEEGFRKAYDNFNIQKVAAYTEEDREKLLNDPGIIRNKLKVNAAIENAKTIIELQKEFGSFENWLEHHHPKTLPEWMKLFKKTFKFTGGEIVNEFLMSIGYLKGSHTEECPVYEKVLQQNPKWLE